One genomic segment of Streptomyces sp. RerS4 includes these proteins:
- a CDS encoding zinc-binding dehydrogenase produces MFAAYASRIDRDQPLNGLTLGERPAPVARPGWVTVDVKAASLNHHDLWSLRGVGLGEDKLPMTLGCDAAGIDQDGNEVVLHSVIGQSGHGVGPDEPRSILTERYQGTFAEQVTVPAWNVLRKPAELSFEEAACLPTAWLTAYRMLFTNAGVRPGDSVLVQGAGGGVATAAIVLGKAAGLRVFATSRDEAKRKRAVELGAVEAYEPGARLPRRVDAVIETVGAATWSHSIKSLRPGGTLVISGATSGDRPAHAELTRIFFLELKVVGSTMGSKDELEDLLAFCAATGVRPVIDEVLPLDRAREGFAKLESGDLFGKVVLTV; encoded by the coding sequence ATGTTCGCTGCCTACGCCTCCCGAATCGACCGCGACCAGCCGCTGAACGGCCTCACGCTGGGCGAGCGCCCGGCCCCCGTGGCCCGCCCCGGCTGGGTGACCGTCGACGTCAAAGCCGCCTCGCTCAACCACCACGACCTCTGGTCCCTGCGCGGGGTGGGCCTCGGCGAGGACAAACTGCCCATGACCCTCGGCTGCGACGCCGCCGGGATCGACCAGGACGGCAACGAGGTCGTCCTGCACTCCGTCATCGGCCAGAGCGGCCACGGCGTCGGCCCGGACGAGCCCCGCTCCATCCTCACCGAGCGCTACCAGGGCACCTTCGCCGAGCAGGTCACCGTCCCCGCCTGGAACGTCCTGCGCAAGCCCGCCGAACTCTCCTTCGAGGAGGCCGCCTGCCTGCCGACGGCCTGGCTCACGGCCTACCGGATGCTGTTCACCAACGCGGGCGTACGCCCCGGCGACTCGGTCCTGGTCCAGGGCGCGGGCGGCGGCGTCGCCACCGCCGCGATCGTCCTCGGCAAGGCGGCGGGCCTGCGGGTCTTCGCCACCAGCCGCGACGAGGCCAAGCGCAAGCGCGCGGTGGAGCTGGGCGCGGTGGAGGCGTACGAGCCGGGCGCCCGGCTGCCGCGGCGGGTGGACGCCGTCATCGAGACGGTCGGCGCCGCCACCTGGTCGCACTCGATCAAGTCCCTGCGCCCCGGCGGCACCTTGGTCATCTCGGGCGCGACCAGCGGCGACCGGCCGGCGCACGCCGAGCTGACCCGGATCTTCTTCCTGGAGCTGAAGGTGGTCGGCTCGACCATGGGCTCGAAGGACGAGCTGGAGGACCTGCTCGCCTTCTGCGCGGCCACCGGCGTGCGCCCGGTGATCGACGAGGTGCTGCCGCTGGACCGGGCCCGCGAGGGCTTCGCGAAGCTCGAATCGGGAGACCTGTTCGGCAAGGTGGTGCTGACGGTCTGA
- a CDS encoding LysR family transcriptional regulator — MELEVRHLRALCAIADAGSLHKAARQLGVSQPSLTTQLQRIERALDGELFLRERTGCRPTPFGRTVLGRARPLLADMAALVAEARAAAHGPRLRIGSTASRALPGWLRRLHRRDPETETSLVVDVSANALLRMVASGQLDVAFVHEVEGSPLRVPEGLQLRVLMEREPQFVSMSRDHPAARSSVVALEDLAGDRWTVDPSVDGEWDGLRRVLAGAGLDPPVLHADYHTAASLIVSGEAVAPCQPTSGPREDMAIRPLHGDPLAVRLLLATRPGAHAEVYEDLRAAYREAALGTPSYRAWLHHHASPLLAA; from the coding sequence ATGGAGCTCGAGGTGAGGCACTTGCGCGCGCTGTGCGCCATCGCCGACGCCGGCAGCCTGCACAAGGCGGCCCGCCAACTCGGAGTGAGTCAGCCCTCGCTGACGACCCAGTTGCAACGGATCGAACGGGCCCTGGACGGCGAGTTGTTCCTGCGTGAACGCACCGGATGCCGCCCGACCCCCTTCGGTCGTACGGTGCTCGGCCGGGCGCGACCGCTGCTCGCCGACATGGCGGCGCTCGTCGCCGAGGCCCGTGCGGCGGCGCACGGTCCCCGGCTGCGCATCGGGTCGACGGCGAGCCGGGCCCTGCCCGGGTGGCTGCGCCGGCTGCACCGCCGGGATCCGGAGACGGAAACCTCGCTGGTGGTCGACGTGTCGGCCAACGCGCTGCTGCGGATGGTGGCCTCCGGGCAGCTGGACGTGGCGTTCGTGCACGAGGTGGAGGGCAGCCCGTTACGGGTGCCCGAGGGGCTCCAACTGCGCGTGCTGATGGAGCGCGAGCCGCAGTTCGTCTCCATGTCGCGCGACCATCCGGCCGCGCGCTCGTCGGTGGTCGCGTTAGAGGACCTGGCCGGGGACCGCTGGACGGTGGACCCGTCGGTCGACGGCGAATGGGACGGGCTGCGCCGCGTCCTCGCCGGCGCCGGCCTCGACCCGCCCGTCCTGCACGCCGACTACCACACGGCCGCCTCCCTGATCGTCTCCGGTGAGGCCGTCGCCCCCTGCCAGCCCACCTCCGGACCGCGTGAGGACATGGCGATCCGGCCGCTCCACGGCGACCCCCTCGCCGTGCGGCTGCTGCTCGCGACCCGCCCGGGGGCGCACGCCGAGGTCTACGAGGACCTGCGCGCCGCCTATCGCGAAGCGGCCCTGGGCACCCCGTCCTACCGCGCGTGGCTCCACCACCACGCGAGCCCCCTTCTGGCGGCCTGA
- the snpA gene encoding snapalysin: protein MRPFRMPMTAATVGLGLAAALVGFAPTATATTAPADLSAGYAAYERSQENESANRAFFEAVQRSVAEQRAANPGALAVTVTYNTRNAPSFRTQIANSTRIWNSSVTNVKLQEVASGGNFSYREGNDSRGSYASTDGHGRGYIFLDYRQNQQYNSTRVTSHETGHVLGLPDHYSGPCSELMSGGGPGTSCQNATPNSAERTRVNQLWANGFAASGLGSKG from the coding sequence ATGCGCCCCTTCCGTATGCCCATGACGGCCGCCACCGTAGGACTGGGCCTCGCCGCCGCCCTGGTCGGCTTCGCCCCCACGGCCACCGCCACGACGGCTCCGGCCGACCTCTCCGCCGGCTACGCGGCCTACGAGAGGTCCCAGGAGAACGAGTCCGCCAACCGGGCCTTCTTCGAAGCCGTGCAGCGCTCGGTCGCCGAGCAGCGCGCCGCGAACCCCGGCGCCCTCGCGGTCACCGTCACCTACAACACGCGCAACGCGCCCAGCTTCCGTACCCAGATAGCCAACTCCACCCGCATCTGGAACAGCTCGGTCACCAACGTGAAGCTCCAGGAGGTGGCCTCCGGCGGGAACTTCTCGTACCGCGAGGGCAACGACTCGCGCGGCTCGTACGCGAGCACGGACGGCCACGGTCGGGGCTACATCTTCCTCGACTACCGGCAGAACCAGCAGTACAACTCCACCCGCGTGACGTCGCACGAGACCGGCCACGTGCTGGGTCTGCCGGACCACTACTCGGGCCCGTGCAGCGAGCTGATGTCGGGCGGCGGGCCGGGCACCTCGTGCCAGAACGCCACGCCGAACAGCGCCGAGCGGACACGCGTCAACCAGCTGTGGGCCAACGGCTTCGCCGCCTCGGGCCTCGGCTCGAAGGGCTAG
- a CDS encoding GNAT family N-acetyltransferase, producing MVLEIRQADPSERDEVARLLDVAFREDPVSSWVFPDPEHRAAVHGRFLGVFVDVAFAEGRVERTADGSAAALWLRIPAGEPEGEDEVPAKMRAAADPDNERCELVGRLTGAVHPTAEEHEYLLMIAVEPGRQGEGLGTELMRPVLERCDRDGVPAYLEASSERSKRLYERLGFEFTGEAVRLPDGPLMWPMWRKPNG from the coding sequence GTGGTGCTGGAGATACGTCAGGCGGATCCGTCGGAGCGTGACGAGGTCGCGCGGCTGTTGGACGTGGCCTTCCGGGAGGACCCCGTGAGCAGCTGGGTCTTCCCCGACCCGGAGCACCGGGCCGCCGTGCACGGCCGCTTCCTCGGGGTCTTCGTCGACGTGGCGTTCGCGGAGGGTCGGGTCGAGCGGACGGCGGACGGTTCGGCGGCGGCGCTGTGGCTGCGGATCCCCGCCGGCGAGCCGGAGGGGGAGGACGAGGTCCCCGCGAAGATGCGCGCGGCGGCCGATCCGGACAACGAGCGCTGCGAGCTGGTCGGCCGGCTGACCGGGGCGGTGCACCCGACGGCCGAGGAGCACGAGTACCTGCTGATGATCGCCGTCGAGCCGGGCCGGCAGGGCGAGGGCCTCGGGACGGAGCTGATGCGGCCGGTACTGGAGCGCTGCGACCGGGACGGCGTACCGGCGTATCTGGAGGCGAGCAGCGAGCGCAGCAAGCGGCTGTACGAGCGGCTCGGCTTCGAGTTCACCGGCGAGGCGGTTCGGCTGCCGGACGGGCCGCTGATGTGGCCGATGTGGCGCAAACCGAATGGCTGA
- a CDS encoding amino acid ABC transporter permease: MDKGPAATPPAGPGASGTTYEAIKAIPVRHYGRWISAVVVAVLLTWLVYAFSQGKIIWGTVGDKLFDSSVLAGLGNTVIISIASMALGLALGILFAVMRLSKNPVTSFVAWLYIWFFRGTPVYVQLLVWFSLPLIFQYINLGPIYKNETVDVMTPFMVALLGLGLNEGAYMAEIVRAGIQSVDEGQTEASHALGMTQIQTMRRVVLPQAMRVIIPPTGNEFINMLKTSSLVSAVQYTELLRASSNIGTTAGAVIEMYFVASIWYLALTSVFSVGQYYLERRYARGSLRSLPPTPLQRLKANLNLFRRTEVAK; this comes from the coding sequence ATCGACAAGGGTCCGGCCGCGACTCCGCCGGCCGGGCCCGGCGCCTCGGGCACCACCTACGAGGCGATCAAGGCCATCCCCGTACGGCACTACGGCCGCTGGATCAGCGCCGTCGTCGTGGCCGTACTGCTCACCTGGCTCGTCTACGCCTTCTCCCAGGGCAAGATCATCTGGGGCACGGTCGGCGACAAGCTGTTCGACTCCTCGGTGCTCGCCGGCCTCGGCAACACCGTGATCATCTCCATCGCCTCGATGGCGCTGGGCCTCGCGCTCGGCATCCTCTTCGCGGTGATGCGGCTCTCGAAGAACCCGGTCACCAGCTTCGTGGCCTGGCTCTACATCTGGTTCTTCCGGGGCACCCCGGTCTACGTGCAGCTGCTGGTCTGGTTCAGCCTCCCGCTGATCTTCCAGTACATCAACCTCGGTCCGATCTACAAGAACGAGACCGTCGACGTCATGACCCCGTTCATGGTCGCCCTCCTGGGCCTCGGCCTGAACGAGGGCGCCTACATGGCGGAGATCGTCCGGGCCGGCATCCAGTCCGTCGACGAGGGCCAGACCGAGGCCTCGCACGCCCTCGGCATGACCCAGATCCAGACGATGCGCCGGGTCGTGCTGCCGCAGGCGATGCGCGTGATCATCCCGCCGACCGGCAACGAGTTCATCAACATGCTGAAGACCTCCTCCCTGGTCTCGGCGGTGCAGTACACCGAACTCCTGCGGGCCAGCTCCAACATCGGCACCACGGCCGGCGCGGTCATCGAGATGTACTTCGTCGCCTCCATCTGGTACCTGGCGCTGACCAGCGTGTTCAGCGTCGGCCAGTACTACCTGGAGCGCCGCTACGCCCGCGGTTCGCTGCGCAGCCTGCCGCCCACGCCGTTGCAGCGGCTCAAGGCGAACCTGAACCTGTTCCGCCGTACGGAGGTGGCGAAGTGA
- a CDS encoding amino acid ABC transporter ATP-binding protein — translation MVKAEGVHKSYGAAHILRGIDLEVAPREVFCLVGPSGSGKSTFLRCINHLERINAGRLSVDGHLVGYKQKGDKLYELKDSEVAAQRRDIGMVFQRFNLFPHMTAIENVMEAPVMVKGESKAVARERAVKLLDRVGLGDKGGNYPSQLSGGQQQRVAIARALAMEPKLMLFDEPTSALDPELVGDVLDVMRDLAESGMTMIVVTHEMGFAREVGDNLVFMDGGVVVESGNPRDVLGNPQHDRTKAFLSKVL, via the coding sequence ATGGTCAAGGCCGAAGGCGTCCACAAGTCGTACGGCGCCGCCCACATCCTGCGCGGCATCGACCTTGAGGTCGCCCCCCGTGAGGTCTTCTGCCTGGTCGGCCCGTCCGGCTCCGGCAAGTCGACCTTCCTGCGGTGCATCAACCACCTGGAGCGCATCAACGCCGGCCGGCTCTCGGTCGACGGCCACCTGGTGGGCTACAAGCAGAAGGGCGACAAGCTCTACGAGCTGAAGGACAGCGAGGTCGCGGCCCAGCGCCGGGACATCGGCATGGTCTTCCAGCGCTTCAACCTCTTCCCCCACATGACGGCCATAGAGAACGTCATGGAAGCCCCGGTCATGGTCAAGGGCGAGAGCAAGGCGGTCGCCCGTGAGCGCGCCGTCAAGCTGCTCGACCGCGTCGGCCTCGGCGACAAGGGCGGGAACTACCCCTCCCAGCTCTCCGGCGGCCAGCAGCAGCGCGTGGCGATCGCCCGCGCGCTCGCCATGGAGCCGAAGCTGATGCTCTTCGACGAGCCCACCTCGGCGCTCGACCCGGAGCTGGTCGGCGACGTCCTCGACGTCATGCGGGACCTGGCCGAATCGGGCATGACGATGATCGTCGTCACGCACGAGATGGGCTTCGCCCGCGAGGTCGGCGACAACCTCGTCTTCATGGACGGCGGCGTGGTCGTCGAGTCGGGCAACCCGCGCGACGTCCTCGGCAACCCGCAGCACGACCGGACGAAGGCGTTCCTGTCCAAGGTGCTGTAA
- a CDS encoding dihydrofolate reductase family protein — protein MRKLTYFIATTIDGFIGAPDGDADFFYASLDAEFVDHLKVEYPETIASAGRAQMGIEDLPPRRFDAVLMGRATYEPGLKAGMASPYGHMREQYVVSRSLAEPPAPDVRLISGDVVAAVREMKARDGLDIWLCGGADLAGQLVDEIDEYIVKTYPIAIGTGMPMSRAGFGVRPLELTGCTALGGGQVITSYAVKR, from the coding sequence TTGCGCAAGCTCACGTACTTCATCGCGACGACGATCGACGGGTTCATCGGGGCCCCCGACGGCGACGCGGACTTTTTCTACGCCTCCCTCGACGCGGAGTTCGTCGACCACCTGAAGGTCGAGTACCCGGAGACCATCGCCTCCGCCGGGCGCGCGCAGATGGGGATCGAGGACCTCCCGCCCCGTCGCTTCGACGCGGTGCTCATGGGTCGCGCCACCTACGAGCCCGGCCTCAAGGCGGGCATGGCCAGTCCCTACGGCCACATGCGCGAGCAGTACGTCGTCTCGCGCTCCCTCGCCGAGCCCCCGGCCCCGGACGTGCGGCTGATCAGCGGCGACGTGGTGGCCGCGGTGCGCGAGATGAAGGCGCGCGACGGGCTGGACATCTGGCTCTGCGGCGGCGCGGACCTCGCCGGACAGCTGGTCGACGAGATCGACGAGTACATCGTCAAGACCTACCCGATCGCCATCGGCACCGGCATGCCCATGTCCCGGGCGGGCTTCGGCGTACGCCCCCTGGAGCTGACCGGCTGCACCGCCCTCGGCGGCGGCCAGGTGATCACCTCCTACGCCGTGAAGCGCTGA
- a CDS encoding NADP-dependent malic enzyme — MAAEIVNPRSDSATDNNPDAVFALHRGGKMAIQATVPVNDKDDLSLAYTPGVAKVCTAIAEQPELVNEYTWKSNVVAVVTDGTAVLGLGDIGPEASLPVMEGKAILFKQFGGVDAVPIALATKDTDEIVETVVRLAPSFGGVNLEDISAPRCFEIERRLQEALDIPIFHDDQHGTAIVTLAALRNAAKLTGRTLGDLRAVIAGAGAAGIAIAKILVDAGIGDVCVTDRKGVVSADRSDLTDVKAEIAGLTNKTGLNGSLEKALAGADVFIGVSGGTVGEEAVASMAPNSFVFAMANPNPEVHPDIAHKYAAVVATGRSDFPNQINNVLAFPGIFAGALKVRATRITEGMKIAAADAIAGVVGDELAADYVIPSPFDERVATAVTAAVAAAAKADGVARLA; from the coding sequence GTGGCAGCGGAGATCGTCAACCCTCGCAGCGACAGTGCGACGGACAACAACCCCGATGCGGTGTTCGCGCTGCACCGGGGCGGCAAGATGGCCATCCAGGCCACGGTGCCGGTGAACGACAAGGACGACCTGTCCCTGGCGTACACCCCCGGCGTGGCGAAAGTGTGCACCGCCATCGCCGAGCAGCCCGAGCTCGTGAACGAGTACACCTGGAAGTCGAACGTGGTCGCCGTCGTCACCGACGGTACGGCCGTGCTCGGGCTCGGTGACATCGGTCCCGAGGCCTCCCTCCCCGTGATGGAGGGCAAGGCAATCCTCTTCAAGCAGTTCGGTGGCGTCGACGCGGTCCCGATCGCGCTCGCCACCAAGGACACGGACGAGATCGTCGAGACCGTCGTGCGTCTCGCGCCGTCCTTCGGCGGGGTCAACCTGGAGGACATCTCCGCCCCCCGCTGCTTCGAGATCGAGCGGCGCCTCCAGGAGGCGCTGGACATCCCGATCTTCCACGACGACCAGCACGGCACGGCCATCGTCACGCTGGCCGCGCTGCGCAACGCCGCGAAGCTCACCGGTCGCACCCTCGGTGACCTGCGGGCCGTCATCGCGGGCGCCGGCGCCGCCGGCATCGCGATCGCCAAGATCCTCGTGGACGCGGGCATCGGCGACGTGTGCGTCACCGACCGCAAGGGCGTCGTCTCGGCGGACCGTTCCGACCTCACCGACGTCAAGGCCGAGATCGCGGGCCTGACCAACAAGACGGGGCTGAACGGCTCGCTGGAGAAGGCCCTCGCGGGCGCGGACGTCTTCATCGGCGTCTCCGGCGGCACGGTCGGCGAGGAGGCGGTGGCCTCCATGGCGCCGAACTCCTTCGTCTTCGCCATGGCCAACCCCAACCCCGAGGTCCACCCCGACATCGCGCACAAGTACGCGGCCGTCGTGGCGACCGGTCGTTCGGACTTCCCGAACCAGATCAACAACGTGCTGGCGTTCCCGGGCATCTTCGCGGGCGCCCTGAAGGTGCGCGCCACCCGGATCACCGAGGGCATGAAGATCGCCGCCGCCGACGCCATCGCCGGTGTCGTCGGTGACGAGCTGGCCGCCGACTACGTGATCCCGTCGCCGTTCGACGAGCGCGTCGCCACCGCCGTCACCGCCGCCGTCGCCGCGGCGGCGAAGGCCGACGGCGTGGCCCGCCTGGCCTGA
- a CDS encoding DUF4097 family beta strand repeat-containing protein, whose protein sequence is MAEQTTWSVAAPRKLTFDDPVTDLRVRIVDGTVNVVASEDGPARLEVAEVDGPPLHVVQEGGVLTVSYEDLPWNGTHGFKKWFESKPWKGWTGSSEDGRKAWERSVTVTLTVPAATRVQLVGVSAAAFVSGISGGTDVNGVSGDATLVGLGGRVKAHTVSGSVEAQSVAGEFGFHSVSGGLTVVDGAGGNVRADSVSGDMLIDLAPDPASGRPVDIFLNSVSGQVAIRLPHPADAKVEANTATGGVSNAFEDLRVSGQLGAKRITGTLGTGAGTLRATTVSGAIALLRRPQADPDAAAPLQLDKKVL, encoded by the coding sequence ATGGCAGAGCAGACGACGTGGTCCGTCGCGGCACCGCGGAAGCTCACCTTCGACGACCCGGTCACCGACCTCCGCGTCCGCATCGTCGACGGCACCGTCAACGTGGTCGCCTCCGAGGACGGGCCGGCCCGGTTGGAGGTCGCCGAGGTCGACGGGCCGCCCCTCCACGTGGTCCAGGAGGGCGGCGTCCTCACGGTGTCCTATGAGGACCTGCCCTGGAACGGCACGCACGGCTTCAAGAAGTGGTTCGAGAGCAAGCCGTGGAAGGGCTGGACGGGCTCCTCCGAGGACGGGCGCAAGGCCTGGGAGCGCAGCGTCACCGTCACCCTGACGGTTCCCGCCGCGACCCGCGTCCAGCTGGTCGGCGTCAGCGCCGCCGCCTTCGTCTCCGGGATCTCCGGCGGGACCGACGTCAACGGCGTCTCGGGCGACGCGACGCTCGTGGGCCTCGGCGGCCGGGTCAAGGCGCACACCGTCTCCGGCAGCGTCGAGGCGCAGTCCGTCGCCGGTGAGTTCGGCTTCCACTCCGTCTCCGGCGGCCTGACCGTGGTGGACGGTGCCGGCGGCAACGTACGGGCCGACTCGGTCAGCGGCGACATGCTCATCGACCTCGCCCCGGACCCGGCGTCCGGCCGGCCGGTGGACATCTTCCTCAACTCCGTCTCCGGTCAGGTCGCGATCCGCCTCCCGCACCCCGCCGACGCCAAGGTGGAGGCCAACACCGCGACCGGCGGCGTCTCCAACGCCTTCGAGGACCTGCGCGTCTCCGGGCAGCTCGGCGCGAAGCGGATCACCGGCACCCTCGGCACCGGCGCCGGCACCCTGCGCGCCACCACCGTCTCCGGCGCCATCGCGCTCCTGCGCCGCCCGCAGGCAGACCCCGACGCCGCCGCCCCGCTCCAGCTCGACAAGAAGGTGCTCTGA
- a CDS encoding class I SAM-dependent methyltransferase — protein MTDAVAGSNGTIGADWQAWQDSWDRQQEWYMPDREERFRVMLDMVEALVGPTPRVLDLACGTGSITDRLFKRFPEATSTGLDLDPALLTIARGHFAGDDRVTFVTADLKDPDWRAALPYDSYDAVLTATALHWLPSKELAVLYGQIAPLVRPGGVFMNADHMPDPTTPRIDAAEHAHRHAGMDRARAQGVLDWREWWALAAADPVLAEPTKARFAIYGEHADGDTPDEAWHARTLREAGFGEARTVWRSPSDALVLGLK, from the coding sequence ATGACGGATGCGGTGGCCGGCTCGAACGGCACGATCGGCGCGGACTGGCAGGCGTGGCAGGACAGCTGGGACCGCCAGCAGGAGTGGTACATGCCCGACCGCGAGGAGCGGTTCCGGGTCATGCTGGACATGGTCGAGGCCCTGGTCGGTCCCACCCCCCGGGTACTGGATCTCGCGTGCGGTACGGGAAGTATCACGGACCGGCTCTTCAAGAGGTTCCCGGAGGCCACCAGTACGGGGCTGGATCTCGACCCCGCGCTCCTGACGATCGCCCGGGGCCACTTCGCGGGCGACGACCGCGTCACCTTTGTCACCGCCGACCTCAAGGACCCCGACTGGCGCGCGGCGCTCCCCTACGACTCCTACGACGCCGTGCTGACCGCGACGGCCCTGCACTGGCTGCCGAGCAAGGAGCTCGCGGTCCTCTACGGGCAGATCGCGCCCCTGGTGCGCCCCGGCGGCGTCTTCATGAACGCCGACCACATGCCCGACCCCACCACCCCCCGCATCGACGCCGCCGAGCACGCCCACCGGCACGCCGGGATGGACCGGGCGCGCGCCCAAGGCGTGTTGGACTGGCGCGAGTGGTGGGCCCTGGCCGCCGCCGACCCGGTGCTCGCCGAGCCGACGAAGGCGCGGTTCGCGATCTACGGCGAGCACGCCGACGGCGACACCCCCGACGAGGCCTGGCACGCCCGCACCCTGCGCGAGGCCGGCTTCGGGGAGGCCCGTACGGTGTGGCGCTCCCCCTCGGACGCGCTGGTCCTGGGCCTCAAGTAG
- a CDS encoding ABC transporter substrate-binding protein yields MTASTTRRTTAARSRIAAVGAIAVAGALILTGCGDQTDSGSGTKEKTSDAPLFSKLPKKIQDAGVIKVGTDAAYAPMEFTEGGKIVGVDPDIAQAMEKQLGVKFQFTSGTFDGLITSLETGRQDIAMSSITDNKKRQEGLDDKGAKIGKGVDFVDYFSSGISLLVKKGNPENIKSLDDVCGKTVAVQRGTIYEDTFKAQAEKCGDKKLTIEAFDTDAEAQTRVKAGGAVADLNDFPVAAYIAKTSGGGNDFEVAGQQSDVGLFGIAVSKENTQLRDALKEALDAIIKDGSYAKVLEKWNVKDSAVPSATVNAGK; encoded by the coding sequence ATGACCGCAAGCACCACCCGTCGTACGACCGCCGCCCGGTCCCGGATCGCCGCGGTCGGCGCGATCGCGGTCGCCGGCGCCCTGATCCTCACCGGCTGTGGCGACCAGACCGACAGCGGGTCCGGCACCAAGGAGAAGACCAGCGACGCTCCGCTGTTCTCCAAGCTGCCCAAGAAGATCCAGGACGCGGGCGTCATCAAGGTCGGCACCGACGCGGCCTACGCCCCGATGGAGTTCACCGAGGGCGGCAAGATCGTCGGCGTCGACCCCGACATCGCCCAGGCGATGGAGAAGCAGCTCGGTGTGAAGTTCCAGTTCACCTCGGGCACCTTCGACGGCCTGATCACCTCGCTGGAGACCGGTCGCCAGGACATCGCGATGTCCTCGATCACCGACAACAAGAAGCGTCAGGAAGGCCTGGACGACAAGGGCGCCAAGATCGGCAAGGGCGTCGACTTCGTCGACTACTTCTCCTCCGGCATCTCCCTGCTGGTCAAGAAGGGCAACCCCGAGAACATCAAGTCCCTCGACGACGTCTGCGGCAAGACGGTCGCCGTCCAGCGCGGCACGATCTACGAGGACACCTTCAAGGCCCAGGCCGAGAAGTGCGGGGACAAGAAGCTCACCATCGAAGCCTTCGACACCGACGCCGAGGCGCAGACCCGCGTCAAGGCCGGCGGCGCCGTGGCCGACCTGAACGACTTCCCGGTCGCCGCGTACATCGCGAAGACCTCGGGCGGCGGCAACGACTTCGAGGTCGCCGGCCAGCAGTCCGACGTGGGCCTCTTCGGCATCGCGGTCTCCAAGGAGAACACGCAGCTGCGCGACGCCCTCAAGGAAGCCCTCGACGCCATCATCAAGGACGGCTCCTACGCCAAGGTCCTGGAGAAGTGGAACGTGAAGGACAGTGCGGTGCCGTCCGCCACGGTCAACGCAGGAAAGTAA
- a CDS encoding family 2 encapsulin nanocompartment cargo protein polyprenyl transferase: MTADTLAKGDGQEASALLARTRETVNPELRRTLAGLPGGMRRVAMYHFGWEGEDGAPTETGAGKAIRPALVLASAQALRGTGRGDAKFEEADAVRAAVAVELAHNFTLLHDDVVDKDVRRRGRATAWSVFGTADAIITGDAMMALALRLLAEDPHPASAEASARLAACIVELCAGQQADCAFEVRPDVSLDECLTMATAKTGALLGCACALGALYAGAGPREADAMDAFGREAGLAFQLIDDLIGIWGDPAHTGKPAGADLLARKKSLPVVAALTSGTEAGEELAALYAGPMEGADVTRAAGAVERAGGRDWAQAHAADRMGRAVQELSRAVPDLAAAGGLLALAEFVTRRTR, translated from the coding sequence ATGACCGCCGACACCCTCGCCAAGGGCGACGGGCAGGAGGCGTCGGCCCTGCTGGCGCGCACCAGGGAAACGGTCAACCCCGAACTGCGCCGGACCCTCGCCGGCCTGCCCGGCGGGATGCGGCGGGTGGCGATGTACCACTTCGGCTGGGAGGGGGAGGACGGCGCCCCGACGGAGACGGGCGCCGGCAAGGCCATCCGGCCCGCGCTCGTCCTCGCCTCGGCGCAGGCCCTACGGGGCACCGGGCGCGGCGACGCGAAGTTCGAGGAGGCCGACGCGGTGCGGGCGGCGGTGGCCGTGGAGCTGGCGCACAACTTCACGCTGCTGCACGACGACGTCGTCGACAAGGACGTCCGCCGTCGCGGGCGGGCCACCGCCTGGAGCGTCTTCGGCACGGCCGACGCGATCATCACCGGCGACGCCATGATGGCGCTCGCGCTGCGGCTGCTCGCCGAGGACCCGCACCCGGCCTCGGCGGAGGCCTCGGCCCGGCTCGCGGCCTGCATCGTGGAGCTGTGCGCCGGCCAGCAGGCGGACTGCGCCTTCGAGGTGCGCCCGGACGTCTCGCTCGACGAGTGCCTGACGATGGCGACGGCCAAGACGGGGGCGCTGCTGGGCTGCGCGTGCGCGCTGGGCGCGCTGTACGCGGGGGCCGGGCCGCGGGAGGCGGACGCGATGGACGCCTTCGGCCGGGAGGCCGGTCTCGCGTTCCAGCTGATCGACGACCTGATCGGCATCTGGGGGGACCCGGCGCACACCGGCAAGCCCGCCGGGGCCGATCTGCTGGCCCGCAAGAAGTCCCTGCCCGTCGTGGCGGCCCTCACCTCGGGCACCGAGGCGGGCGAGGAGCTGGCCGCGCTCTACGCGGGCCCCATGGAGGGGGCCGATGTGACGCGGGCGGCAGGGGCGGTGGAACGGGCCGGCGGCCGGGACTGGGCCCAGGCCCACGCGGCCGACCGGATGGGTCGGGCGGTGCAGGAGCTGTCCCGGGCCGTGCCGGACCTGGCGGCGGCGGGCGGGCTGCTGGCGCTGGCGGAGTTCGTCACGCGTCGGACCAGGTGA